One Sulfuricurvum sp. DNA window includes the following coding sequences:
- a CDS encoding peptidoglycan DD-metalloendopeptidase family protein, whose product MGRIVLLLLFPIFLFASHVELFKWNNGESFLTFLERKKLPLSLFYNLDNDDKKLTEDIPYTANCQMLVSSKHTMDQILIPVNDELQLHIYLTPKKRYAMDVIPIISETYKEILYTEISTVPYDAILKASGSAKLASKFVKIFKGRVDFKKNVKPGDPIVIVYEQKYRLSKPFSMPEVAGAMVEIGGVKYALYKHNDGHFYDAKGAQIEKLLFKIPIKNPRITSNFSKSRYHPILHRYRAHLGVDFGARPGTPILATGDGRVCFEGSYNGYGKTIKIRHSNGLVSLYAHQKSFCSGIHNGSSVKQGEVIGYVGSSGLSSGPHLHFGMYDGSTAINPLGVMKKTTEGFSGKEQKVFAAIRSKLDSVFNEKLRTKPKKVPFVDFQNIYYVDKDTFRVKAF is encoded by the coding sequence ATGGGTCGAATAGTTTTACTTTTATTGTTCCCCATTTTCCTCTTTGCATCCCACGTAGAACTTTTTAAATGGAATAACGGAGAGAGTTTTCTTACGTTTTTAGAGCGTAAAAAGCTCCCTCTCTCACTTTTTTATAATCTTGATAACGATGATAAAAAACTCACCGAAGATATCCCCTATACCGCTAACTGCCAAATGCTTGTCAGCTCAAAACATACTATGGATCAAATTTTAATCCCTGTTAATGATGAGTTGCAACTTCATATCTATTTAACCCCCAAGAAACGTTATGCTATGGATGTGATTCCGATTATTAGTGAAACCTATAAAGAGATTTTGTATACCGAAATCAGTACGGTTCCTTATGATGCGATTTTAAAGGCATCCGGATCGGCAAAATTGGCATCAAAGTTTGTAAAAATATTTAAAGGGCGGGTTGATTTTAAAAAAAATGTTAAACCCGGTGACCCAATAGTGATTGTATACGAACAAAAATACAGACTCTCTAAACCGTTTTCGATGCCTGAGGTAGCAGGGGCTATGGTAGAAATCGGTGGGGTAAAATATGCTTTGTATAAGCACAATGATGGACATTTTTACGATGCTAAAGGGGCACAAATCGAGAAATTACTATTTAAAATTCCGATCAAAAATCCCCGAATCACTTCGAATTTTTCCAAAAGTCGTTACCACCCAATACTGCATCGTTATCGTGCCCATTTGGGGGTTGACTTTGGAGCTCGCCCAGGGACACCGATTTTGGCAACGGGAGATGGCCGTGTTTGTTTCGAAGGATCCTATAACGGATATGGAAAAACAATTAAAATTCGCCATTCTAATGGTTTGGTTAGTTTGTATGCCCATCAAAAATCGTTTTGCAGTGGTATTCACAATGGCAGTAGTGTTAAACAAGGTGAAGTAATCGGTTATGTAGGTTCTTCAGGTCTCTCTTCAGGGCCACATCTCCATTTTGGAATGTATGATGGAAGTACAGCTATTAATCCTCTAGGCGTTATGAAGAAAACCACCGAAGGGTTTAGCGGTAAAGAGCAAAAGGTATTTGCAGCTATTCGTTCCAAATTGGATAGTGTTTTTAATGAAAAATTGAGAACAAAACCGAAAAAAGTCCCTTTTGTTGATTTCCAAAATATCTATTATGTCGATAAAGATACGTTTAGGGTAAAAGCATTTTAA